The Fluviispira vulneris genome includes a region encoding these proteins:
- a CDS encoding outer membrane protein assembly factor BamB family protein: protein MKFFNICYLGVFWGVNANAIQLPEVKIVKSRPEIFEVIGAYPPGQWNSQSVLPTVVMPNKRTFSQFGGLTPSNSFSLENQLELRKKTNQSFSGIVNKTVPLIPRPVCGASPETNTLNCFDLNKNGHYLASFPIPGSLSTTPVFYDNAWLFGTAKGFLIKVEADPNNAYLPKLGKDNIYFWGTYARKIMSEFRPKPVYTEDGKVTSARLNNTLSLPQGMKWVFPYSSESVGTPVVKNGFVYSFSASEYLQAIDWQTGKLAWATRLAPDSTLRMSSNSLLVTSSEVIVGTELGTVLFLNPKSGSIYWSWRIPAANDEQRAVTQLPAGPDRFSAVVALPLLYKRNVIVSNAESMTQNLSLDSRAAIWSYPVGSVAQPKLYADNVIIGSSSGKVISLDASSGKEKWTTQLLKDASPIASLFLSRSGALLAASYKGQVFMLDPKTGKILAEKLPIGDVNGEFFAGYDDAEACLSFAHEGFRCFYAKISKDQLSGS from the coding sequence ATGAAATTTTTTAATATTTGTTACCTAGGTGTATTTTGGGGCGTGAATGCAAATGCAATTCAACTTCCTGAAGTCAAGATTGTAAAATCTCGTCCAGAAATTTTCGAAGTGATCGGAGCTTATCCACCAGGACAATGGAACTCTCAATCGGTTTTACCAACAGTTGTTATGCCAAATAAAAGAACTTTTTCTCAATTTGGTGGGTTAACACCTAGTAATTCTTTTTCGTTAGAGAACCAATTGGAATTAAGAAAAAAAACAAATCAATCTTTTTCAGGAATTGTAAATAAAACTGTTCCACTTATTCCACGTCCAGTATGTGGTGCTTCACCAGAAACTAATACCTTAAATTGTTTTGATTTAAATAAAAATGGACATTATTTAGCAAGTTTTCCCATTCCTGGTTCGCTTTCAACGACCCCTGTTTTTTATGACAATGCCTGGCTATTTGGCACTGCTAAGGGTTTTCTTATTAAAGTCGAAGCAGATCCTAACAATGCATATTTACCAAAACTTGGTAAAGACAATATTTATTTTTGGGGAACTTATGCGAGAAAAATAATGTCCGAGTTTAGACCCAAGCCTGTTTATACAGAAGATGGGAAGGTAACGAGTGCTCGACTTAATAATACACTTTCTTTACCTCAAGGTATGAAATGGGTTTTCCCTTATTCCTCAGAATCGGTGGGAACACCTGTTGTAAAAAATGGTTTTGTTTATTCATTTTCCGCTTCAGAATATTTACAAGCGATTGATTGGCAAACTGGAAAGTTAGCATGGGCGACTCGTCTCGCTCCAGACTCAACTTTACGTATGAGCAGCAATTCTCTATTAGTCACATCTTCTGAAGTGATCGTAGGAACTGAACTTGGAACGGTTTTATTTTTAAATCCGAAATCAGGTTCTATCTATTGGTCATGGAGAATTCCTGCGGCAAATGATGAGCAAAGAGCTGTGACTCAGTTGCCTGCTGGCCCAGATCGCTTTTCTGCTGTCGTTGCTTTACCGCTCCTTTATAAAAGAAATGTCATTGTTTCGAATGCAGAGAGTATGACTCAAAATCTCTCTCTTGATTCTCGGGCTGCTATTTGGAGTTATCCTGTAGGATCTGTCGCGCAACCTAAACTTTATGCTGATAATGTCATAATTGGTTCGTCTTCAGGCAAGGTAATCAGCTTGGATGCATCTTCTGGCAAGGAAAAATGGACAACTCAACTTTTAAAAGATGCATCACCCATTGCAAGCCTTTTTTTGAGCCGTTCAGGAGCACTTTTAGCAGCTTCTTATAAAGGGCAAGTCTTTATGCTTGACCCTAAAACAGGAAAAATACTTGCTGAAAAATTACCGATTGGAGATGTAAATGGAGAGTTTTTTGCAGGATATGACGATGCCGAAGCCTGTTTGAGTTTTGCTCATGAAGGTTTTCGATGCTTTTATGCTAAGATATCCAAGGATCAACTTTCTGGTTCATAA